A stretch of the Conger conger chromosome 3, fConCon1.1, whole genome shotgun sequence genome encodes the following:
- the slitrk2 gene encoding LOW QUALITY PROTEIN: SLIT and NTRK-like protein 2 (The sequence of the model RefSeq protein was modified relative to this genomic sequence to represent the inferred CDS: inserted 4 bases in 3 codons; deleted 2 bases in 1 codon) produces the protein MLPFAGVLEHIGGIMEIQLEENPWNCTCDLIPLKSWLDTITVFVGDIVCETPFRLHGKDVTQLIRQDLCPRKNAGESSHRAMQPSSDSQYQGSSPTLHPGVTPTRAPKASRPPKMRNRPTARVTASNKDKHVFGPIMVYQTRSPVPMTCPNICVCTSQNPDSGLNINCQERKLHNITDLQPKPSYPKKLHLTGNYLQTIYRTDLTEYSSLELLHLGNNRIAVIQDGAFENLTNXRRLYLNGNYIESLSQSLFAGLQSLQYLYLEYNVIKEIFPQTFNSLQNLQLLFLNNNLLRSLPDSVFGGTMLTRLNLRNNHFSYLPVRGVLDQLSAFIQIDLQENPWDCTCDIVALKNWMELSSTSVVVNEITCDSPSKHAGRLLRSLRNDAICPEPTEVIVTTTPTMHDVDTAPPTSATTPTEPVPEIHAEVPLSVLILGLLVVFILSVCFGAGLFVFVLKRRKGLKPSIECKQXLDLNSFQVQYGSYGTEPSTDKAEGHVYNYIPXPVGQMCQNPIYMQKESDQVAYYRNLKELSFGTLDPKKDDNSRSPAYTISTVEFIDKQPCGNREPELLYQNIAERVKELPPQEC, from the exons ATGCTGCCTTTTGCTGGGGTATTGGAGCATATTGGAGGAATTATGGAAATTCAGCTGGAGGAGAACCCTTGGAATTGTACTTGCGATCTGATCCCTTTGAAATCCTGGCTGGATACCATCACGGTCTTTGTAGGGGATATTGTGTGCGAGACACCCTTTAGGCTACACGGGAAAGACGTCACGCAATTAATAAGGCAAGATCTTTGTCCCAGGAAAAATGCGGGCGAGTCGAGCCATCGAGCAATGCAACCCTCGTCTGATTCGCAATATCAAGGTTCCTCTCCAACGTTGCACCCAGGCGTCACTCCAACGAGAGCGCCGAAGGCTTCCCGCCCTCCTAAAATGAGAAATCGCCCCACAGCCCGGGTAACAGCGTCTAATAAAGATAAGCATGTATTCGGGCCCATTATGGTTTACCAGACGCGGTCTCCTGTGCCGATGACGTGCCCAAACATCTGTGTCTGCACCTCCCAGAACCcagacagtggattaaacaTAAATTGTCAAGAAAGGAAATTACACAATATTACAGATCTTCAACCGAAACCATCATATCCAAAGAAACTGCATTTGACAGGAAATTATTTGCAAACGATATATAGAACAGATCTGACAGAATATAGTTCTCTTGAACTTCTCCACTTAGGAAACAACAGGATAGCAGTTATTCAGGACGGCGCGTTTGAAAATCTAACGA TGCGCAGACTTTACCTGAATGGAAATTATATTGAAAGTCTGTCTCAGTCGCTATTTGCTGGACTGCAGAGCCTACAGTATTTATACTTGGAGTACAATGTTATCAAAGAAATATTCCCTCAAACGTTTAATTCCTTACAAAATCTGCAGTTACTGTTCCTTAACAACAATTTATTAAGATCTCTCCCCGACAGCGTTTTTGGGGGTACGATGCTCACGAGACTTAACCTGAGGAACAACCACTTTTCTTACTTGCCAGTACGAGGAGTTCTGGACCAGCTTTCTGCTTTCATTCAAATTGATCTCCAAGAAAACCCGTGGGATTGCACCTGTGACATTGTGGCGCTGAAAAACTGGATGGAGCTGTCCAGCACCAGCGTGGTTGTTAATGAAATCACGTGTGACTCTCCCTCCAAACACGCTGGACGGCTCCTGAGGTCTTTAAGAAATGATGCTATTTGCCCGGAACCTACCGAGGTCATTGTAACCACGACACCCACAATG CACGACGTTGATACAGCTCCTCCAACCTCTGCAACCACCCCCACGGAACCGGTTCCGGAAATTCACGCGGAGGTACCTCTGTCTGTTCTGATTTTGGGTCTGTTAGTGGTGTTCATACTTTCCGTATGTTTTGGTGCCGGTCTCTTCGTATTCGTCCTAAAACGACGCAAGGGGTTGAAACCGTCCATCGAATGCAAACA TTTGGACTTGAACTCCTTCCAGGTTCAGTACGGGTCCTATGGCACAGAACCGAGCACAGACAAAGCCGAGGGTCACGTGTATAACTATATCC CCCCCGTGGGTCAGATGTGTCAAAACCCCATTTACATGCAGAAAGAAAGCGATCAAGTTGCCTATTATAGAAACCTGAAGGAGTTGAGCTTCGGTACCCTGGACCCCAAAAAGGACGACAACTCTCGAAGTCCGGCATATACAATAAGCACAGTGGAGTTCATCGACAAACAACCGTGTGGAAATCGGGAGCCTGAGCTGCTGTATCAGAACATTGCAGAGAGAGTTAAGGAACTTCCGCCGCAGGAATGCTGA